Proteins found in one Maridesulfovibrio sp. genomic segment:
- a CDS encoding CheR family methyltransferase, translated as MDLEPFYKILNRAMGLAPDSLARSGVKFALKSRMRETGCDEREYLAQLRSNDRELSEFIEEVVVPETWFFRDRKPFDLLFETAMEKKNEEFRVLSAPCSTGEESYSIAMTLMGAGLKDFRVDGVDISKRALHKAKAGIYSDNSFRSEVPLYAKRWFSKCSQGHKLAEDIRNAVSFHSGNIIEGGFPQGRYDAIFCRNLMIYLDEGSRKNLAELLSSKLRDDGLLFVGHSEILPVLNDWFTPVRKQGTFALRKGRLKVAKLLRPEGAGGYTGGLKFKKIPYLPSMPIAPVKPVASLRQKEAAGIDQQAHQKPVQDEISIDEIKLLADRGDVSKALNMCEKLLQRGPDPELFHLCALLHESEGNIAIAEEFYGKVLYLEPDHVEALVHYALLLENRGDSRKAEIMRNRTLRAEKRNEAG; from the coding sequence ATGGACCTTGAGCCGTTCTATAAAATTCTCAACCGGGCTATGGGGCTTGCCCCTGACTCACTTGCCCGTTCCGGAGTTAAATTCGCTCTGAAATCACGTATGCGTGAGACCGGGTGCGATGAGCGGGAATATCTGGCCCAGCTGCGGTCCAATGATCGGGAGCTGTCCGAGTTTATTGAGGAAGTGGTGGTCCCTGAAACATGGTTTTTCCGGGATAGAAAGCCTTTTGATCTGCTTTTTGAAACCGCAATGGAGAAGAAAAACGAAGAATTCAGGGTACTCAGTGCCCCCTGCTCAACCGGGGAAGAATCCTACTCCATAGCCATGACGCTTATGGGAGCCGGGCTGAAGGATTTCCGTGTGGACGGAGTGGATATCAGTAAGCGGGCTTTGCACAAAGCGAAGGCTGGAATTTATTCGGATAATTCTTTCCGCTCGGAAGTTCCCTTATATGCCAAACGTTGGTTCAGTAAATGTTCGCAGGGACATAAGCTGGCGGAGGATATCAGGAATGCGGTCAGTTTTCATTCCGGGAATATTATTGAAGGTGGTTTTCCCCAAGGCCGATATGATGCGATATTTTGCCGTAACTTAATGATTTATCTGGATGAAGGATCGCGAAAAAATCTGGCTGAATTGTTAAGTTCCAAATTGCGTGATGACGGGCTGCTCTTTGTGGGACACTCTGAGATTCTGCCTGTTCTTAATGATTGGTTCACTCCGGTCAGGAAGCAGGGAACATTCGCATTGCGTAAAGGCCGGTTGAAGGTGGCCAAGCTGCTCCGGCCGGAAGGGGCTGGCGGGTATACCGGCGGTCTAAAGTTCAAAAAAATTCCGTACCTACCGTCTATGCCTATTGCGCCGGTTAAGCCTGTTGCGTCGCTTCGTCAAAAGGAAGCTGCCGGAATAGATCAGCAGGCCCATCAGAAACCGGTTCAGGATGAGATTTCAATAGATGAAATCAAGTTGCTGGCGGATAGGGGAGACGTTTCCAAGGCTCTGAATATGTGTGAAAAGTTGTTGCAGCGTGGTCCGGACCCGGAACTGTTTCATCTTTGCGCCCTGCTTCATGAATCTGAAGGAAATATTGCAATTGCTGAGGAGTTTTACGGCAAGGTACTTTATCTGGAACCG
- a CDS encoding chemotaxis protein CheW, with protein sequence MLVLTFRIGKYIYGLEAKLVAEVVPPAVCKELPRSPDYVKGLFNYRSRVTPLVDLSMLAMDTPCASRMSTRIIIIDLADLDDGEERNEKFLGLLAENITATLKIGDSDFEDSGLEIPDAPWLGRVARFNGNMLQLVKPQKLLTDELHRVLFPKEELSGLQE encoded by the coding sequence ATGCTGGTACTTACATTCAGGATAGGTAAATATATTTACGGTCTTGAAGCCAAGCTTGTGGCCGAGGTTGTTCCCCCCGCTGTGTGCAAGGAGCTGCCCCGTTCACCGGATTACGTGAAGGGGCTTTTCAACTATCGCAGCCGGGTTACCCCGCTGGTGGACCTTTCCATGCTGGCCATGGACACGCCCTGCGCTTCGCGAATGTCTACCCGCATTATCATCATCGATCTGGCCGATCTTGATGACGGAGAGGAACGCAATGAGAAGTTTCTGGGACTGCTGGCTGAAAATATTACTGCAACTTTGAAAATTGGGGATTCTGATTTTGAGGATTCCGGACTGGAAATACCGGATGCCCCGTGGCTTGGGCGGGTGGCTCGGTTCAATGGAAATATGCTGCAACTGGTTAAGCCGCAGAAGCTGCTTACGGATGAGTTGCACCGGGTGCTTTTTCCTAAGGAAGAACTTAGCGGGCTTCAGGAGTAG
- a CDS encoding methyl-accepting chemotaxis protein: MRFSLRKKIIAIACGAAIIPIVAMFIITDVLEDRLQDCIKNEVYSLIESHVSQLTADLYEECRTSDQLLVAETDRAAMALEVLLEDQGRVKVLKRVSDWPVNNRRASGKEEVTVPVLVIGGRELTYAGSKGKPLPMLVEATRISGAFCTVFQRFNPEGDMLVVDTTAESGEENWQPGDIFYSLSDNGKVESVIGDVLSGRTVKKYALQNDGTRYTIYVPLRDQDGYVTGMIAVYMNNDIIDILRKSMFKTTIGKSGYLWSIGSRGENRGRYIVSNLAENSATSADAVGENKEFVEEIINQAVESGEGTLSSKAYVWKTGADSDGRKKISVYTYFKPWGWVVGSSVFLDEYQGISDRLTGVLNYLVEWLTITGVLLLIITLAVSLYASGLIADPVSHMMELVKIIASGDVYKAKKSLAVVEENCPNARKAILHAETPEVLDETGQLYLAIREMVEALYSLIGQVQRSGIQVTTSSTEIAASARQLEVTFNQQASATTQISATSAEISANSGELARAMHHVNDSASTMDLLASEGQDGLKTMIRIMDDLSSATITITGKLDEINDRANSIEGIVNTITKVADRTNLLSLNAAIEAEKAGKFGQGFSVVAAEIRRLADQTSVAALEIEDMIGNMRSSVDSGVDEMEKFASDVRFGADKAGKLGKKLDGIMIGVRELNPRIEQVNDGMSAQAEGAGQISEAMAQLSDTASDTSDALAEFNRATSQLNEAVQGLRSEVSRFKVSE; this comes from the coding sequence ATGCGTTTTTCCCTCAGAAAAAAGATAATAGCCATTGCCTGTGGAGCCGCAATCATCCCCATTGTGGCTATGTTCATCATCACCGACGTGCTTGAGGACCGCTTACAGGACTGCATAAAAAATGAAGTCTATTCCCTTATTGAATCACATGTTTCCCAGCTTACGGCTGATCTTTATGAGGAATGCCGTACTTCGGATCAATTGCTGGTCGCGGAAACAGACAGGGCGGCTATGGCTTTGGAAGTCCTGCTGGAAGATCAAGGTCGGGTAAAGGTCTTAAAAAGAGTTTCGGATTGGCCGGTCAATAACCGCAGGGCATCCGGTAAAGAAGAAGTAACAGTTCCTGTGTTGGTCATCGGCGGGCGGGAGCTTACTTATGCCGGCAGCAAGGGCAAACCGTTACCTATGCTGGTGGAAGCTACACGTATTTCCGGGGCCTTCTGCACTGTTTTCCAAAGATTCAATCCTGAGGGCGATATGCTGGTGGTGGATACCACGGCAGAATCCGGGGAGGAAAATTGGCAACCGGGAGATATCTTTTATTCTCTAAGCGATAACGGCAAGGTGGAGTCGGTTATCGGCGATGTCCTTTCCGGTCGTACCGTTAAAAAATATGCACTCCAGAATGACGGAACCCGCTACACTATTTACGTTCCCTTGCGCGATCAGGACGGATATGTAACCGGAATGATTGCCGTATATATGAATAATGACATCATTGATATATTGCGTAAGTCCATGTTCAAAACCACCATCGGCAAGAGCGGATACCTCTGGTCAATCGGCAGCAGAGGAGAAAATAGGGGCCGTTATATTGTCTCCAATTTAGCTGAAAATAGCGCTACCTCTGCGGATGCCGTGGGCGAAAATAAAGAATTCGTGGAAGAAATCATCAATCAGGCTGTTGAATCAGGAGAAGGCACACTCAGCAGCAAAGCCTATGTCTGGAAAACCGGGGCCGACAGTGACGGCCGGAAGAAAATTTCTGTATACACCTACTTCAAACCTTGGGGCTGGGTTGTCGGGTCCAGTGTTTTTCTTGATGAATATCAGGGTATTTCCGATCGCTTAACCGGCGTGCTCAATTATCTGGTTGAGTGGTTGACTATCACCGGAGTGCTCCTGCTGATAATCACTCTTGCTGTTTCCCTTTATGCCAGCGGGCTTATTGCCGATCCGGTCAGCCATATGATGGAGCTGGTTAAGATTATCGCCTCGGGTGATGTGTACAAGGCAAAGAAAAGTCTGGCCGTTGTTGAGGAGAATTGTCCCAATGCCCGCAAGGCTATCCTGCATGCCGAGACGCCGGAAGTGCTCGATGAGACCGGACAGCTTTACCTTGCAATCAGGGAAATGGTCGAGGCTCTCTATTCCCTTATTGGGCAGGTGCAGCGTTCGGGAATTCAGGTAACCACCTCATCAACCGAAATTGCAGCCTCGGCACGTCAACTTGAGGTGACCTTTAATCAACAGGCCTCCGCTACCACCCAGATAAGCGCCACCAGCGCTGAGATTTCCGCAAATTCAGGTGAACTGGCCAGAGCCATGCATCATGTTAATGACTCCGCCTCAACTATGGACTTACTCGCATCTGAAGGTCAGGACGGCCTTAAGACGATGATCAGGATCATGGATGATCTGAGTAGCGCCACGATCACCATCACCGGCAAGCTGGATGAAATCAACGATCGGGCCAATTCAATTGAAGGCATCGTCAACACCATAACCAAAGTGGCGGACCGCACCAACCTGCTTTCACTTAATGCCGCGATTGAAGCGGAGAAGGCCGGTAAGTTCGGTCAGGGTTTTTCTGTTGTCGCTGCCGAAATTAGACGTCTGGCTGATCAGACTTCCGTAGCCGCTCTCGAGATTGAAGATATGATCGGCAATATGCGCTCTTCCGTTGATTCCGGTGTGGATGAGATGGAAAAATTCGCTTCGGATGTCCGTTTCGGAGCGGACAAAGCAGGCAAACTGGGTAAAAAACTTGACGGTATCATGATCGGGGTCCGGGAACTGAATCCCAGAATTGAACAGGTCAACGACGGCATGAGCGCACAGGCTGAAGGGGCCGGACAGATTAGCGAGGCCATGGCGCAGCTTTCCGATACCGCATCGGATACTTCCGATGCTCTTGCGGAATTCAACCGGGCGACATCGCAGCTGAACGAAGCCGTGCAGGGCTTACGCAGCGAAGTTTCGCGTTTCAAGGTGAGTGAATAG